The DNA sequence TCACCACCAAAGAGCCTAGCAAATCGCTCATCATATGTAAAAAAGCAGATTTCATATTGACATTATCTAAACTTGCACCTTTAAACATTAAAAAAGCGTTAAAAGCATTGACTAAAAATCCCAAAACAGCAACAACAATCATAGTTTTTGCATCTATATTTACTGGATAAAATAATTTTTCTATACTTTCATAAATAATAAAAATCGCAGATAAAATAATAGTCAAAGCATTGATAAAAGCAACTAAAATTTCTAATCTAAAATAACCAAATGTTTTTTGTTCATCTTTAAATTTTTCTATAGCAATAATCGCAAAAAAGCTAAGAGCTAAAGCAAAAACATCAGAAAACATATGCAAAGTATCGCTTAATAATGCTAAAGAATTTGAAAGTATAGAATACACAAATTGCACAAGCATCATCAAAAAAGTCATAATAAGAGATATTTTTAAAATTTTCTTATCTATATTACGCGCATCTGAATGATTATGATCGTGATGATGTTCATGATGAGAGTGATCATGATGAGAATGGCATTTTTTTGCTAAAGGTTTATGCGATAAATACTTTTGCATTTTTTTCCTTTTTTTATTTTTATTGTAAGATATTAAATTAACAAAAAGATAAAAAAATAAAAATTAATGTCTTCTTATATGTCTTGTCATCATAAAACTTTGCTCAAAGAATATAAGCAAAGTGATACTTACTCCTATAGCTAAAGCTAGAGTTACAGAAACTGTAGTTAAAAAATAATCAAAAAAATGCACCAAAAAATTAGTTTTAGCTTGAATATCTTCACTGCGTATAAAAGAGATCAAATATAAAATTGCCTTATAAGCATAAATCCCAGGTATCATCGGTATAAGTGCTGGAAAGGCTATGATTTCAGCTGGAGTTTTTATCTTTTTTGCTAAAACTATACCCAAACAACCTATACAAAAAGAGGCTATAAAGGTTGCTATTGCTAAGGTTTGAAAGTGAAAATATTGCACCAAAACAAAACGAAGACCATGGGCAATAGCTGCTAAAAAAGCTGAAGCTATCAAGGTTTTAAAAGGAGGGTTGCAAGCATAAGCAAAACCAAAACCAGCCAAAGCCGCAAAAAACATATCTTTTAAAACAAATTCTATCATCTTAAAATTCCAAAATCAGTTAAACTAAGCGTCATATAAATTCCAAGTGCTATACAACAAATCAAAATCCCAACACTAATAATACGACTCACTCCCATTAAAATATGATCTTTAAGTATATCTATAACCGAGTTAATAAAAAACACACCAGGGATAAGATATAAAATGCTAGAACCTAAAGCCACATCGGATGTATTTGTATATCCCATATCAAGCCCTAAAAAAACAAAACCTGAAGAGATAAAAGAACAAATAATATATTGAATTCTCAAATCTATTTTAAACTTTGTCAAAAAAAATCTTAAAATCAAACCTAAAAAAGTTCCAAAAAATACCAAAACACCCGAACCAAAGTCACCACCAAAGAGCCTACAAAAAGCCGAATTTGCAATAGAAACTAAAAAAAGAGTCTTTAAAAAAGAACGCTTTTCTTGGCAGATGATTTGATCAAAAATCGCCTTTGCTTTTTCAAGATCATATCTATGATCATAAATCGCCCAGCTTAAAGCACTCAAATCTAAAATAATCTTAAAATTAATATAAGCATGATGATTAGGGATTACATAAGTTCTATGCTTGGATTTATCGCTTCTATCTACGATATTTAAAGTAATATGGTGAAAAAAGAAATTAATATTGATCTCATAGCCATAAACTTTAGCGATTCTTCCTACACATTTAGCCACCCTAGATGTATAAGTCCCAGAACCCAATAAAGTCTTTGTATAGATAATAAGAAAATTAGTCAAACTTTGTATATCAGGTTTTTGCATTTATAATTCTTTATAATTGAAATTTGATTTATTATAACAAAATTTTAAAACAAAGAATATAAAAAATGAAAAAAGAATTGAAGAAATTAAAAGAAGTATAAAAGCGGTTTTAAACCGCTTTTATTATTTACCTGCAACTGAAACTTGATTTGGATTATCAGCCGCACGAGCAACCATACACTCTTTCAAAATTGAAGCATCTTTAGGATCTTTAACTTTTTTATTCACCCAGCGTTCAATTTGCTTCATTGTTTTTGATTCTGGTTCTGGAGCTTCGTATTTTGCCATTAAGCTAGCACAATCAGCTAAAGCAATGATAGGCAATAAACCTAAAAAAAGTAATTTTTTCATATCACTTACTCCTTAAAATTTCACATTATACATTAACATAACATTATCAGCTCTTGATTTTTCTTTCTTAGCTCCACCAAGAGGTAAACCACGATTTCCCCATTTATTTTGGATATTGGTGTAACTTAAGCGTAAGAATTGATATCTATCAAGTTGATAAATCACATAAACATCATTTGCTATACCTCTAGTCATTCTTATATTAAGTGGATCATTGATGCTTGGGCGAGACATAGTATACCAGTATCTGCTACCCCAGAAGAATTCATAACCTACTTTTAAAGCTCTTGTAAAGTCATAGCGTCCACCTACATGCACTGCATAACCATCTTTTTCGTTAAATGCTAAAGAACTAGCTAGTCTATTAGCTGCACTTGGCCACCAAGTATTTGCATTACTTCCGTTGTAATAACCTAAAGATGTAAACCAGTTAAAGTCTGTTCCAAAAGTATTGTAGTTTTCAAAATGGATATTTGCAATAGTTGCATCACCTAAATTTTTAACACCTGCTCCACCGATCATTGTATTTAAAGGTACGCCAAGATCAATTGGTAAAGAGAAATCAGTCATACGAGCTATGTTAAAGATGATCAAGTTATTTCCAAAGCTACCTAAAGGAAGCTCTCCCTCTACAGCTGCATAGTAAAGATTTGCATCTGCATCTTGTTGATCGCTCATCCAGTCTCTTACTTTACCACTTTCTTCATCCCATTGGTAAGTTTTACCATAAGCAGCACGGATAGCTACTTTATAATCTTGCAAACTTTCAGGTTTATAAGTAATAACCGCAGCATCACCTAAAGCGTTGATTGCTAAAGCTGGATAGGTTGATTGTCTTAGAGCATTGTTTCTAAGATTTGTTCCAGGGCCATCTGTTCCAGGTTGTCTTCCTATAGTTGCAATCCACTCAGGAGTAATGTAATAATCAAGATAAGCTCTATCTACATAAAGGATAGGACCACTTGTTCTAGTGTTTCTTCCTGCATCTAAGTCATAAGGCGTTCCACTCCATCCCATTTGAGACCAGTTTTTAGCCATAGATAAACGGCCATAGAATTTAGTTTTATCATTGATGTCTGCATTCATATTTAAGTGAAGCTCCATCATCCACTTATTGTTAGCATGATAAGTTGTGCTAGGAAGCTTATAGTTTGTATTTGAAAGTGCATTTGAGAATTCAAGTCCGAATTTCACTTTACTTAAAGCAGCTTGAAATTCGTTATCATCTGCTCTATCGCTAAGATCAGCAAGCTCTTCTTTAACTTCTTTGTTTTGCTTAGCTTGATCTTCTCTTTCTTTTCTGATTTCTTTTAACTCAGCTTGAATTTTTGCAAGCTGTTTTTGAAGCTTAGTGATCTCATCATCTGCAGTTTGTGCAAAAAGTGATGATGAAAAAATACAAGCACTCAAAATAATTGAAAACTTAGTTTTCATAATAATAACTCCTTGTAAATATTTCATTAAAGTAAAGAAGTTATTATAGGAATAAAAAGCTTTAATTTAGATTATATTAATCATTTTTCGCTAGGAATTTCAATATCTAAAATTTTATCACCTTGGCGAATTGAGTCAAGTACTTCCAAACTTTGCTCATCTTTTAAATCAATTTGCCCAAAGATGGTATGCACTCCATTTAAATGAGGTTGCGCACTTAAACAAATAAAAAATTGCGATCCACCTGTATCTCTTCCTGCATGTGCCATTGATAAAGTCCCACGCAAATGTTCATGCTGTTGATCATCGCATTCGCAAGGAATTTCATATCCGGGCCCACCTATACCATTTCCATAAGGACAGCCCCCTTGCACAACAAAATTTGGAATCACTCTATGAAAAGTTAAATCTTTGTAAAATCCTTCATTAGCCAAATTAGCAAAATTACAAACCGTTTGAGGAGTCTCATCGGCAAAAAGTTCAACTTTCATTGTGCCTTTTTCTGTTTTAATTAAAGCAAATTTATATTTGTCTGCATTAGTGGTATCGATTTGTTTAAGCATTTTTCCTCCTTTATTCTATGTTAGTATAAACAGCTTGAACATCATCATCTTCTTCAAGCTTATCTAGAAGTTTTTCTATATCATTGAGTTGTTCTTCGCTAAAATTCAAAGGATTATTAGCAATATATTCAAGCCCAGCTTTTTTAAGCACTAAACCCTTAGCCTCTATAGCTGAACTTAATTCTCCAAATGCTGTATAATCCCCGCTGATAACTAACTCTTCTTCATTTTGCTCTAATTCCTCAAGACCAGCATCGATTAAATCAAGTTCCAATTCTTCCAAATCTCCTGAAAATTTTTCAAGATGAAAAACCGCTTTTCTATTGAACATAAAACCTAAGGATCCATTTTGCAAAATTTCTCCACCATTTTTACTAAAAATAGCTTTTACATTAGCTACGGTTCTAGTAGGATTATCTGTCATGCATTCAACTATAACCAAAACTCCATGCGCTGCTTTTCCTTCGTAATGGATATTTTTTATATCCACACTATCTTTACCACTAGCACGCTTAATTGCCGCATCAATATTATCTTTAGGCATATTATTAGCTTTAGCGGTAGCTATAGCACTTCTTAATTTTGGATTCATATCAGGATCAGGCCCACCCTCTTTAGCTGCTACTTGTATAGCCTTAGCAAGCTTAGGAAAAAGCTTACTCATCTTATCCCATCTAGCCTCTTTAGAAGCTCTTCGGTACTCGAACGCTCGTCCCATAGTTTCTCACTTTCTTAAAGATTTTTACGCTTGAAAGTATAAAATAAAAAGGCTGATTAAAGCTTTAAATGATATGATTTCAACATTTAATTTTAACAAGGATAGAGTGTTTATGGAAAAAAGAGAGCTTTTTAAAGCTTGGTTTTTTTTAATTTGCGCTATTGTTTTTGAAGTGTTGGGTACAAGTTTTTTAAAAATGGAAAACATAGTTTTAGGCTATTTTTTTATGGCTGTATTTATTGGTTTTTCTTATTTTTTT is a window from the Campylobacter sp. RM10537 genome containing:
- the omp50 gene encoding outer membrane tyrosine kinase, with the protein product MKTKFSIILSACIFSSSLFAQTADDEITKLQKQLAKIQAELKEIRKEREDQAKQNKEVKEELADLSDRADDNEFQAALSKVKFGLEFSNALSNTNYKLPSTTYHANNKWMMELHLNMNADINDKTKFYGRLSMAKNWSQMGWSGTPYDLDAGRNTRTSGPILYVDRAYLDYYITPEWIATIGRQPGTDGPGTNLRNNALRQSTYPALAINALGDAAVITYKPESLQDYKVAIRAAYGKTYQWDEESGKVRDWMSDQQDADANLYYAAVEGELPLGSFGNNLIIFNIARMTDFSLPIDLGVPLNTMIGGAGVKNLGDATIANIHFENYNTFGTDFNWFTSLGYYNGSNANTWWPSAANRLASSLAFNEKDGYAVHVGGRYDFTRALKVGYEFFWGSRYWYTMSRPSINDPLNIRMTRGIANDVYVIYQLDRYQFLRLSYTNIQNKWGNRGLPLGGAKKEKSRADNVMLMYNVKF
- a CDS encoding YebC/PmpR family DNA-binding transcriptional regulator → MGRAFEYRRASKEARWDKMSKLFPKLAKAIQVAAKEGGPDPDMNPKLRSAIATAKANNMPKDNIDAAIKRASGKDSVDIKNIHYEGKAAHGVLVIVECMTDNPTRTVANVKAIFSKNGGEILQNGSLGFMFNRKAVFHLEKFSGDLEELELDLIDAGLEELEQNEEELVISGDYTAFGELSSAIEAKGLVLKKAGLEYIANNPLNFSEEQLNDIEKLLDKLEEDDDVQAVYTNIE
- a CDS encoding threonine/serine exporter family protein, coding for MIEFVLKDMFFAALAGFGFAYACNPPFKTLIASAFLAAIAHGLRFVLVQYFHFQTLAIATFIASFCIGCLGIVLAKKIKTPAEIIAFPALIPMIPGIYAYKAILYLISFIRSEDIQAKTNFLVHFFDYFLTTVSVTLALAIGVSITLLIFFEQSFMMTRHIRRH
- a CDS encoding cation diffusion facilitator family transporter, producing MQKYLSHKPLAKKCHSHHDHSHHEHHHDHNHSDARNIDKKILKISLIMTFLMMLVQFVYSILSNSLALLSDTLHMFSDVFALALSFFAIIAIEKFKDEQKTFGYFRLEILVAFINALTIILSAIFIIYESIEKLFYPVNIDAKTMIVVAVLGFLVNAFNAFLMFKGASLDNVNMKSAFLHMMSDLLGSLVVIVGGIVVYFTQIVYIDTILALILSLLLLRWAIKLLRKSINILLETSPVDVKSVEEVILKHHQVSKILDLHIVEITNKMFVATLHIEVNIKELYEFEKLYQELSNELLEHFNIGHITIQPSITKKEE
- a CDS encoding threonine/serine ThrE exporter family protein, translated to MQKPDIQSLTNFLIIYTKTLLGSGTYTSRVAKCVGRIAKVYGYEININFFFHHITLNIVDRSDKSKHRTYVIPNHHAYINFKIILDLSALSWAIYDHRYDLEKAKAIFDQIICQEKRSFLKTLFLVSIANSAFCRLFGGDFGSGVLVFFGTFLGLILRFFLTKFKIDLRIQYIICSFISSGFVFLGLDMGYTNTSDVALGSSILYLIPGVFFINSVIDILKDHILMGVSRIISVGILICCIALGIYMTLSLTDFGILR
- a CDS encoding peptidylprolyl isomerase; its protein translation is MLKQIDTTNADKYKFALIKTEKGTMKVELFADETPQTVCNFANLANEGFYKDLTFHRVIPNFVVQGGCPYGNGIGGPGYEIPCECDDQQHEHLRGTLSMAHAGRDTGGSQFFICLSAQPHLNGVHTIFGQIDLKDEQSLEVLDSIRQGDKILDIEIPSEK